From Candidatus Atelocyanobacterium thalassa isolate ALOHA, a single genomic window includes:
- the nifN gene encoding nitrogenase iron-molybdenum cofactor biosynthesis protein NifN: protein MTTIVNPDKSLSINPLKMSQPLGAALAFLGLNKMMPLFHGSQGCTAFAKVVLVRHFRESIPLSTTAMTEISTILGGEDNVEQAILTIIEKYNPEVIGLLTTGLTETRGDDMNRILLTIKEKHPHLRSFPIILVSTPDYKGSLQDGYSAAVESIVSTNYDDFTQKTSCLTNVKSQVNVLCASYLSPGDVEEIKFTIESFGLTPIMIPDLSCSLDGHLEDEYHTTTTGGTTLQQLQQLRNSCYTFAIGESMTKAAMILKKRFGTEYEVFPSLAGLDAVDSFIWKLSQIVTSDNDDQLLSSTVPQRFDKQRRQLQDVILDTHFYFGGKKISLALEPDLLYQTSWLLTSMGAEIQAAVTTTASPILKELPFDTVTIGDLKDLENLAPNSDLIITNSHGTSLANHLKVPLYRMGYPVYDRLGMGQRCLIGYRGTMRFLFDVGNLLMEEEAKHSPINLH, encoded by the coding sequence GTGACTACGATTGTAAATCCAGATAAATCTTTATCAATCAACCCATTAAAGATGAGTCAACCTTTGGGAGCAGCTCTAGCTTTTTTGGGTTTAAACAAAATGATGCCATTGTTTCATGGATCGCAAGGATGTACTGCCTTTGCTAAAGTCGTACTAGTACGTCATTTTCGTGAATCTATTCCTCTTTCAACAACTGCTATGACAGAAATTAGCACAATTTTAGGCGGAGAGGATAATGTTGAGCAAGCAATTCTAACTATTATAGAAAAGTACAATCCTGAAGTAATAGGACTTTTGACTACTGGCTTAACAGAAACTAGAGGAGATGATATGAATCGTATCCTTTTAACTATTAAAGAAAAACATCCACATTTGCGTTCTTTTCCAATTATTTTAGTTTCTACTCCAGACTATAAAGGTTCATTGCAAGATGGTTATAGCGCTGCGGTTGAAAGTATTGTATCTACTAACTATGACGATTTTACTCAGAAGACATCATGTTTAACAAATGTAAAATCTCAAGTTAATGTTCTCTGTGCTTCTTATCTTTCTCCTGGTGATGTAGAAGAAATTAAATTCACTATTGAATCATTTGGTTTAACGCCGATTATGATTCCTGACTTATCTTGTTCCTTAGATGGTCATTTGGAGGATGAGTATCATACTACAACAACTGGAGGAACTACTTTACAGCAACTGCAGCAATTGCGAAACTCTTGTTATACATTTGCAATTGGTGAAAGTATGACAAAAGCCGCAATGATTTTAAAGAAACGTTTTGGTACAGAATATGAAGTTTTTCCTAGTTTAGCTGGTTTAGACGCAGTAGACTCTTTCATATGGAAGCTTTCTCAAATTGTTACAAGTGATAATGATGATCAATTGTTATCGTCAACAGTTCCTCAACGTTTTGACAAACAGCGCCGCCAATTACAGGATGTTATCCTTGATACTCATTTTTATTTTGGCGGAAAAAAGATTTCTCTTGCCTTAGAACCAGATTTGTTATACCAAACATCATGGTTGCTAACAAGTATGGGTGCAGAAATTCAAGCTGCTGTAACTACAACTGCGTCACCAATATTAAAAGAACTACCTTTTGATACTGTAACTATTGGTGATTTAAAAGACTTAGAAAATTTAGCACCTAATAGTGACTTGATAATTACAAACAGTCATGGTACTTCTTTAGCTAATCACCTTAAAGTACCTCTATATCGTATGGGATATCCTGTGTATGATCGTTTAGGCATGGGTCAACGCTGCTTGATAGGATACCGTGGTACTATGAGGTTTCTATTTGATGTCGGCAACCTTCTTATGGAAGAAGAAGCTAAACATAGTCCTATCAACTTACATTAA
- the nifX gene encoding nitrogen fixation protein NifX, whose amino-acid sequence MKVAFTTSDNLHVNAHFGWAKNIDLYEVSPSGFSFVSTLDFGGDLKEDGNEDKLVPKIEALKGCTLLYVSAIGGSAAARLINRNVTPIKARTDQDKIDDILNELVKTLKGNPPPWLRKVLRQDSEPVNFEDD is encoded by the coding sequence ATGAAAGTCGCATTTACAACTAGTGATAATCTTCACGTTAACGCTCATTTTGGATGGGCAAAAAATATTGATTTATACGAAGTATCACCCAGTGGTTTTAGCTTTGTTAGCACATTAGACTTCGGTGGTGATTTAAAAGAAGATGGCAATGAAGATAAGTTAGTGCCAAAAATTGAAGCACTAAAAGGTTGTACTTTACTCTATGTTTCTGCTATCGGGGGTAGTGCTGCTGCTCGCCTAATAAATAGGAATGTTACACCTATTAAGGCACGGACAGATCAAGATAAAATTGACGATATCTTAAATGAATTAGTCAAAACACTAAAAGGTAATCCTCCTCCTTGGTTACGCAAAGTTCTTCGCCAAGATAGCGAACCTGTAAACTTTGAAGATGACTAA
- a CDS encoding CCE_0567 family metalloprotein — MVVNDNPTPTPDEIADLKKAVRKLNSRAGEMKMDLHDLAEGLPVDYELLVETAKRTYDIFNDLDQLKRKLTSWEKNLK, encoded by the coding sequence ATTGTGGTAAATGATAATCCTACCCCTACTCCTGATGAAATAGCAGACTTGAAAAAAGCAGTTCGAAAATTAAATTCAAGGGCTGGCGAAATGAAAATGGATTTACATGACCTTGCAGAAGGATTACCTGTAGATTATGAGCTTCTTGTGGAAACTGCGAAAAGAACTTACGATATATTTAATGATTTAGATCAATTAAAGAGAAAACTTACTTCTTGGGAGAAGAACCTAAAATGA